A single Salmo salar chromosome ssa19, Ssal_v3.1, whole genome shotgun sequence DNA region contains:
- the LOC106578802 gene encoding cofilin-2: MASGIAVHDDVVHTFDKIRVRLQGADKQEQLKLVLFKISDDGKCIIVDKDKCLKVKDLNGEEDVFRKIVNMMPTEDCRYALYDCSWESKDSPKEDLVFIMWAPEHSTIKKKMKYASSKQYIKAKFQGLKFEWQVNDMSDAKDSSVFIDKLGGRGVVKKLEGKEV; the protein is encoded by the exons ATG GCCTCTGGAATAGCGGTCCATGATGATGTCGTTCACACATTTGACAAGATCAGAGTTCGCCTCCAGGGGGCTGACAAGCAGGAGCAGCTGAAGCTGGTGCTCTTCAAGATCAGCGACGATGGGAAATGTATCATTGTGGACAAGGACAAATGCCTGAAG GTCAAGGACCTGAACGGGGAGGAGGACGTATTCAGGAAGATCGTTAACATGATGCCGACGGAGGACTGCCGCTATGCCCTGTACGACTGTTCCTGGGAGAGCAAGGACAGCCCCAAAGAGGACCTGGTCTTCATCATGTG GGCTCCAGAACACTCAACTATCAAAAAGAAAATGAAATATGCCAGCTCAAAGCAATACATTAAAGCAAAGTTCCAAG GTCTGAAGTTTGAGTGGCAGGTGAACGACATGTCAGACGCCAAAGACAGCTCTGTCTTCATCGATAAACTGGGAGGGAGAGGAGTCGTTAAAAAACTGGAGGGGAAAGAGGTCTAA